The following coding sequences are from one Halorubrum sp. BOL3-1 window:
- a CDS encoding 50S ribosomal protein L15e has translation MARSFYSHIKEAWRSPDEGKLAELQWQRKQEWRDEGAIERIERPTRLDKARELGYKAKQGVIVARASVRKGGSRKQRFKGGRRSKRQGVNRVSRRKSIQRIAEERVSRKYRNLRVLNSYWVGEDGSQKWHEVILVDPAHPAIENDDDLNWICSDDHKGRAYRGLTSAGTKGRGQRKRGKGTEKTRPSVTSNDRQGK, from the coding sequence ATGGCACGAAGCTTCTACTCGCACATCAAGGAGGCGTGGCGGTCCCCCGACGAGGGGAAACTGGCGGAACTGCAGTGGCAGCGCAAACAGGAGTGGCGCGACGAGGGCGCCATCGAGCGCATCGAGCGCCCGACCCGACTGGACAAGGCCCGCGAACTGGGCTACAAGGCCAAGCAGGGCGTCATCGTCGCCCGCGCGAGCGTCCGTAAGGGCGGCTCGCGCAAGCAGCGCTTCAAGGGGGGCCGCCGCTCGAAGCGCCAGGGCGTCAACCGCGTCTCGCGCCGCAAGTCGATCCAGCGCATCGCCGAGGAGCGCGTCTCGCGGAAGTACCGTAACCTCCGCGTGCTCAACTCCTACTGGGTCGGTGAGGACGGCTCGCAGAAGTGGCACGAGGTCATCCTCGTGGACCCCGCCCACCCGGCGATCGAGAACGACGACGACCTGAACTGGATCTGCTCGGACGACCACAAGGGCCGCGCGTACCGCGGGCTCACCTCCGCCGGCACCAAGGGCCGCGGTCAGCGCAAACGCGGCAAGGGCACCGAAAAGACGCGCCCGAGCGTCACCTCGAACGACCGTCAGGGCAAGTAA
- a CDS encoding nicotinate-nucleotide--dimethylbenzimidazole phosphoribosyltransferase, whose amino-acid sequence MGEVRLIVVAGTTATAAIDGISAAGADPDLRVHTPSADLEIVEAGRPAPDSPVPVSPTGCPTPAVVTRAVRELLGTESLPVEALDAGLGTPTAAAARDVGAAPGGDVRDPEPVPEAATVFERARALAPGLAAPDGGDDIEKGEAAELLVAETIPGGTTTALGVLTALGERAAVSSSLPANPIERKRRVVAEALDASGLEPGDAAGDPIEAVRLAGDPVLAAVAGLVVGCADADVDVTLAGGTQLAAAAALARHAGVDRPLPLATTSLVADDPTADLPALAADLNLRLAAADPGFDESDHPAMAAYARGEAKDGVGMGGALALAERAGAADSAVRERIGAVTDRLLAERPDDGGTTDGETPDGAPHNGGDAR is encoded by the coding sequence ATGGGAGAGGTGAGACTGATCGTCGTCGCGGGAACGACCGCGACGGCCGCAATCGACGGTATCAGCGCCGCTGGCGCCGATCCCGACCTACGGGTCCACACGCCGAGCGCCGACCTCGAGATCGTCGAGGCGGGGCGCCCCGCGCCGGACTCGCCCGTGCCGGTGAGTCCGACCGGCTGCCCGACGCCCGCGGTCGTCACCCGTGCGGTCCGCGAGCTGCTCGGCACCGAGTCGCTTCCGGTCGAGGCCCTCGACGCCGGACTCGGGACGCCGACCGCGGCCGCCGCCCGCGACGTCGGCGCCGCTCCGGGCGGCGACGTTCGCGACCCGGAGCCGGTCCCGGAGGCGGCGACCGTCTTCGAGCGCGCTCGCGCGCTGGCTCCGGGACTCGCCGCGCCCGACGGCGGTGACGATATCGAGAAGGGTGAAGCCGCCGAACTGCTCGTCGCCGAGACGATTCCCGGCGGGACGACCACCGCGCTCGGCGTGTTGACCGCGCTCGGTGAGCGGGCCGCGGTCTCCTCGTCCCTACCGGCGAACCCGATCGAGCGCAAGCGGCGCGTCGTCGCGGAGGCGCTGGACGCGAGCGGTCTCGAACCGGGCGACGCCGCCGGCGACCCGATCGAGGCGGTGCGGCTCGCCGGGGACCCCGTCCTCGCCGCGGTCGCCGGCCTGGTCGTCGGCTGCGCGGACGCCGACGTCGACGTCACCCTCGCGGGGGGCACCCAGCTCGCGGCCGCCGCCGCGCTCGCTCGGCACGCCGGCGTCGACCGCCCGCTCCCGCTCGCGACCACGTCGCTGGTCGCGGACGACCCCACCGCCGACCTCCCGGCGCTCGCCGCCGACCTCAACTTGCGACTGGCGGCCGCCGACCCGGGGTTCGACGAGAGCGACCACCCGGCGATGGCGGCCTACGCCCGCGGCGAGGCGAAGGATGGCGTCGGCATGGGCGGGGCGCTCGCGCTCGCGGAGCGGGCGGGGGCCGCCGACTCCGCCGTCCGCGAGCGGATCGGCGCCGTGACCGACCGCCTGCTGGCCGAGCGCCCGGACGACGGCGGGACCACAGACGGCGAGACCCCGGACGGCGCTCCCCACAACGGAGGCGACGCGAGGTGA